Proteins encoded in a region of the Mucilaginibacter sabulilitoris genome:
- a CDS encoding glycosyltransferase family 2 protein produces MTIQKLSIIIPAYNEGNTIHLILDKIKAVDLTNDIQKEIIIVNDCSKDHTEQAINTYQQANPDLNIQYFKHEINKGKGAALHTGISKATGEYLIIQDADLEYDPSEYNDLLKPVISGFADVVYGSRFMGSNPHRILFFWHTIGNRWLTFASNMFSNLNLTDMETCYKLFNTKVIQAIPLTERRFGFEPEITIKISRVPKIRIYEVGISYYGRTYEEGKKIGWKDGVRAIYCILKYGLFKAR; encoded by the coding sequence ATGACAATACAAAAATTATCAATTATTATCCCTGCCTATAACGAAGGTAATACGATACATCTGATTTTGGATAAAATTAAAGCCGTAGACCTTACAAATGATATTCAAAAAGAGATCATTATTGTAAATGACTGTTCAAAAGATCATACTGAACAAGCTATTAATACTTATCAGCAAGCTAATCCCGACCTTAATATACAATACTTTAAACACGAAATTAATAAAGGTAAAGGCGCGGCATTACATACCGGTATATCAAAAGCTACAGGAGAATACCTGATTATTCAGGATGCCGATCTTGAGTATGACCCATCAGAATACAATGACCTGTTAAAGCCTGTTATTTCGGGCTTTGCCGATGTGGTTTACGGATCAAGGTTTATGGGGAGCAACCCACACCGTATCCTGTTCTTTTGGCATACTATAGGCAACAGGTGGCTTACGTTCGCATCAAACATGTTTTCAAACCTGAACCTTACCGATATGGAAACCTGTTACAAGCTGTTTAACACCAAGGTAATACAGGCCATACCGCTTACCGAAAGACGATTTGGCTTTGAGCCTGAAATTACCATCAAAATTTCAAGGGTGCCAAAAATCCGGATATATGAGGTGGGTATATCCTATTACGGGCGTACTTATGAAGAGGGCAAAAAAATAGGCTGGAAAGATGGGGTAAGGGCTATCTATTGTATATTAAAGTACGGTTTGTTTAAAGCCAGGTAA
- a CDS encoding ABC transporter ATP-binding protein — MLSVKDLSISFKTRDGLFKAVKNISFDLKKGETIGIVGESGSGKSVTSLALMRLLNTDQTVINGKVQLNDTSLFELPEQEMRHIRGNRMAMIFQEPMTSLNPVLTCGFQLTEAIQLHLGLSKAEARKKTLELFNEVQLPRPEAIFDSYPHQISGGQKQRVMIAMALSCNPEILIADEPTTALDVTVQKAIIELLLNLKATRCRSLIFISHDLGVIKEIADRVLVMYKGQIVEEASVTELFNNPQHPYTKGLLACRPSPGQHLKKLPVIADFFNADDIANAQTATIESIRALYHYPDVEIAERKKKLYEQQPILNIEKLSTWFPVNPGLFGPSGEVVKAVNNVSFDVYPGETLGLVGESGCGKTTLGRTILRLIEPSAGKVSFEGTDLGSLRKNDLREIRRDIQIIFQDPYSSLNPRLTVGQSLMEPLQVHQFYSNDTKRKQKVLELLQRVSLLPEHFNRFPHEFSGGQRQRIVIARALALQPKFIICDESVSALDVSVQAQVLNLIRELQQEFKLTYIFISHDLAVIKHISDRMMVMNQGKIVETGYPDDIYYRPKEDYTKRLIASIPKG, encoded by the coding sequence ATGCTGAGTGTAAAAGATTTGTCGATTAGTTTTAAAACGAGGGACGGCTTATTTAAGGCTGTAAAAAACATATCGTTCGATTTAAAGAAGGGCGAAACCATTGGTATAGTGGGCGAATCGGGTTCGGGAAAATCGGTGACCTCGCTGGCACTGATGCGTTTGCTGAATACAGACCAAACTGTAATTAACGGCAAGGTACAGCTAAATGACACCAGCTTATTTGAACTCCCTGAACAGGAAATGCGCCACATACGAGGTAACCGCATGGCCATGATATTCCAGGAACCCATGACCTCGCTTAACCCGGTGCTTACCTGTGGCTTTCAGCTTACCGAAGCCATACAACTTCATCTTGGTTTAAGCAAAGCGGAAGCCAGAAAGAAAACACTGGAGCTTTTTAACGAAGTGCAACTCCCCCGCCCTGAGGCTATATTTGACAGCTATCCGCACCAAATATCGGGCGGGCAAAAACAAAGGGTGATGATAGCCATGGCGCTTTCATGCAACCCCGAGATACTGATAGCCGACGAACCAACCACAGCGTTAGACGTAACCGTACAAAAAGCCATTATTGAACTTTTATTAAACCTTAAAGCAACCCGCTGTCGTAGCTTAATATTCATATCGCATGATTTGGGTGTGATTAAAGAAATTGCAGACCGCGTGCTGGTAATGTACAAAGGCCAGATCGTAGAAGAGGCCTCAGTAACCGAGCTGTTCAATAACCCGCAGCATCCGTACACCAAAGGCTTGCTGGCCTGCCGCCCTTCACCAGGTCAGCACCTAAAAAAGCTGCCTGTTATTGCCGATTTTTTTAATGCTGATGATATCGCGAACGCGCAAACCGCTACTATCGAAAGCATCAGGGCCTTATATCATTATCCCGACGTGGAGATAGCGGAAAGAAAAAAGAAGCTTTACGAGCAGCAACCCATACTGAATATCGAAAAACTTTCAACCTGGTTCCCGGTAAATCCGGGTTTATTCGGCCCCTCGGGTGAGGTTGTTAAAGCCGTAAATAATGTAAGTTTTGATGTGTACCCCGGCGAAACACTGGGCCTGGTAGGCGAATCAGGCTGCGGTAAAACAACTTTGGGGCGTACCATTTTGCGGCTGATAGAGCCTTCGGCAGGCAAGGTAAGTTTTGAGGGAACAGATCTGGGCAGCCTAAGAAAAAATGATCTCAGGGAGATCCGCCGCGATATCCAGATCATTTTTCAGGACCCCTACTCCTCTTTAAACCCACGTTTAACCGTTGGGCAATCATTAATGGAACCTTTGCAGGTGCATCAGTTTTATAGTAATGACACCAAACGCAAGCAAAAGGTATTAGAGTTATTACAACGGGTAAGCCTGCTGCCCGAACATTTTAACCGCTTCCCGCATGAGTTTTCGGGTGGGCAAAGGCAACGCATCGTAATAGCCCGCGCGCTGGCCCTGCAGCCTAAATTTATTATTTGTGATGAGTCGGTATCAGCGCTTGATGTATCGGTGCAGGCCCAGGTGCTTAACCTTATTCGGGAATTACAGCAGGAATTTAAGCTTACCTACATTTTTATATCTCATGACCTTGCCGTTATCAAACATATATCCGACCGTATGATGGTCATGAACCAGGGAAAAATAGTAGAAACCGGGTATCCTGATGATATATATTATCGACCTAAAGAAGATTATACCAAAAGACTAATTGCATCTATACCAAAGGGCTAA
- the pbpC gene encoding penicillin-binding protein 1C, which produces MQAILKRAKVYLKKPKVVLILVFLFGLTLLFWFCLPKPLFKSPTSYVIDDNNGQLLGAAIATDGQWRFPYNSNVPEKFKQCIITFEDKRFEHHPGFDALAFGRAIRQNMQSKKVTSGGSTITMQVIRLATKHKRTIWNKIIEIFMALRLELTYSKDEVLALYSSNAPFGTNVVGLDAASWRYFGRGPDKLSWGEMAAMAVLPNSPSLVHPGRNRAILLKKRNLLLNKLNQDGIIDSTTKALAELEPVPDRPMPLPQFAPHLLQRFKNDHQANPLGDTRLQTSINSTLQQQVNDILEQHHQVLKANDINNIAAIVLDVETGAALAYAGNISHREDPQMESDVDVIDAPRSPGSTLKPLLYASMLHNGFILPNSLLPDVPTLIAGYHPENFDLGYDGAVPASRALSRSLNVPAVKMLQQFKYERFYDFLHKTGITTLTKPADHYGLSLILGGGENTLWELSGAYADMARVLNHYNKYKGMYDPGDYHNPVYSLQNNSGKPNLERSGLLDAASIYYTFQAMEEVMRPGEEMLWQQFSSTQRVAWKTGTSFGFRDGWAIGVTPRYVVGVWVGNTDGEGRPGLTGINTAAPVLFEIFRLLPVTRDWFEMPTSEMVKINVCRQSGYRAGQYCSDTDEMWIPKAGLRAPVCPYHQLIHLSADGKYQVNGNCESPQNMVNKTWFVLPPSMEYYYKARNYQYHVLPPFRDGCSQAENNNAMEVIYPKDGAKIYVPLEADGSRGRMICNAAHRVPGMKIFWHLDDQYVGETKDFHQMALNPPPGKHILTLVDGNGNTINIGFEILSK; this is translated from the coding sequence ATGCAAGCAATATTAAAACGAGCCAAAGTTTACTTAAAAAAACCAAAAGTAGTACTAATACTCGTATTCTTGTTTGGTTTAACCCTGCTATTTTGGTTTTGTTTGCCTAAACCGTTATTTAAAAGCCCTACATCTTATGTAATTGATGATAATAACGGGCAATTACTGGGGGCTGCCATAGCAACTGATGGTCAGTGGCGTTTTCCGTACAACAGCAACGTACCCGAAAAATTTAAACAATGCATCATCACGTTTGAAGATAAGCGCTTTGAGCACCACCCTGGTTTTGACGCATTGGCCTTCGGCCGGGCCATCAGGCAAAATATGCAATCAAAAAAGGTAACCAGCGGTGGCAGTACCATTACCATGCAGGTTATCAGGCTGGCAACTAAACATAAACGCACTATTTGGAACAAAATAATTGAAATTTTTATGGCCCTGCGGCTGGAGCTTACCTATAGTAAAGATGAGGTGCTTGCTTTATACAGCAGTAACGCTCCTTTTGGCACTAACGTGGTAGGTTTAGATGCAGCCTCATGGCGATACTTTGGCCGGGGCCCCGATAAACTTTCGTGGGGCGAAATGGCTGCCATGGCGGTTCTGCCAAACTCCCCGTCATTGGTACATCCCGGCAGGAACAGGGCTATATTGCTCAAAAAACGTAATTTGTTATTGAACAAACTTAACCAGGATGGTATTATTGACAGCACAACCAAAGCCCTGGCCGAGTTAGAGCCTGTACCAGACAGGCCAATGCCTTTGCCGCAGTTTGCACCGCACCTGCTACAGCGTTTTAAAAATGATCACCAGGCCAACCCCCTGGGTGATACAAGGCTTCAAACGAGTATAAACTCAACGCTGCAACAACAGGTTAATGACATACTGGAGCAGCATCACCAGGTTTTAAAGGCAAATGATATTAATAACATTGCGGCCATTGTTTTAGATGTGGAAACGGGCGCTGCATTGGCATATGCCGGTAACATTTCGCACCGGGAAGATCCTCAAATGGAAAGCGATGTTGACGTGATAGATGCCCCCCGCAGTCCCGGCAGCACGTTAAAACCTTTATTATATGCGTCTATGCTGCATAATGGCTTTATATTACCCAATAGTCTGCTGCCCGATGTGCCTACCTTAATTGCCGGTTATCATCCCGAGAACTTTGATCTGGGTTATGATGGCGCAGTACCAGCTTCAAGGGCCTTATCTCGCTCGCTTAACGTGCCCGCGGTAAAAATGCTGCAGCAGTTTAAATATGAAAGATTTTATGATTTCCTGCATAAAACAGGGATCACTACCCTAACCAAACCGGCTGACCATTACGGCCTGTCACTAATATTGGGCGGCGGCGAAAACACCTTATGGGAGCTCAGCGGTGCCTATGCCGATATGGCCCGGGTGCTTAACCACTATAATAAATACAAAGGAATGTATGATCCGGGCGATTATCATAACCCGGTCTACAGCTTGCAGAATAATTCTGGGAAACCCAACTTAGAAAGATCGGGCTTATTGGATGCCGCCTCTATTTATTACACGTTTCAGGCTATGGAAGAGGTAATGCGGCCCGGCGAGGAAATGTTATGGCAGCAATTCAGCTCCACGCAACGGGTGGCCTGGAAAACAGGCACCAGCTTTGGCTTTCGTGATGGATGGGCAATAGGCGTTACACCCAGGTATGTGGTTGGCGTGTGGGTAGGCAATACCGATGGCGAAGGCAGGCCCGGCTTAACCGGCATCAATACTGCCGCACCGGTACTGTTTGAAATATTTAGACTATTACCCGTAACGCGTGATTGGTTTGAAATGCCCACCAGCGAAATGGTAAAAATAAACGTATGCCGGCAAAGCGGCTACCGCGCCGGGCAATATTGCAGTGATACCGACGAAATGTGGATACCTAAAGCCGGGTTAAGGGCACCTGTTTGCCCGTACCACCAGTTGATACACCTCTCTGCCGATGGCAAATACCAGGTAAACGGCAACTGCGAATCGCCGCAAAACATGGTCAATAAAACTTGGTTTGTATTGCCGCCTTCAATGGAATATTATTACAAAGCACGCAACTATCAGTACCATGTATTGCCACCGTTCCGCGATGGCTGCAGCCAGGCCGAAAATAATAACGCCATGGAGGTAATATATCCTAAGGATGGCGCTAAAATATATGTGCCGCTTGAGGCTGACGGCAGCCGGGGCCGGATGATCTGTAACGCGGCCCATCGGGTGCCGGGCATGAAAATATTCTGGCACCTGGATGATCAATATGTTGGCGAAACCAAAGATTTTCATCAAATGGCATTAAACCCGCCTCCCGGCAAACACATACTTACACTGGTTGACGGAAACGGTAATACCATCAATATCGGTTTTGAGATTTTGAGTAAATGA
- a CDS encoding 4'-phosphopantetheinyl transferase family protein, whose product MSLIKVRIQFQDDVKWQIGKECDYKLNDNQVDVWRIKISSNLAFIDDFFKVLLPDEIVRANRYVQKKDRLRFVVSRGALRCLLAKYTNQPATTIKFVVSANKKPSIFQQNIKYNVSHSGDWVLIAISNTEVGVDTEEIDSSFSYKEILADNFGKDEINYIAHQDTINSFYLLWTRKEAITKATAQGLDDCLKYIPSLTGNHEVDINILSSDTNWLINSFKPDENNMASLATEITAGEIRYWDVNFERFLPGFKQTVL is encoded by the coding sequence ATGAGTTTAATTAAAGTTCGCATTCAGTTTCAGGATGATGTCAAATGGCAAATTGGGAAAGAATGCGATTATAAATTAAATGATAATCAGGTAGATGTATGGAGAATCAAAATCAGTTCAAACCTGGCTTTTATCGACGACTTTTTTAAGGTATTACTACCCGATGAAATAGTAAGGGCAAACCGCTATGTACAAAAAAAGGACAGGCTTAGGTTTGTGGTAAGTCGCGGCGCATTAAGATGCCTGCTTGCCAAATATACCAATCAGCCCGCTACAACTATTAAATTTGTGGTAAGCGCCAATAAAAAGCCATCTATATTTCAGCAAAACATCAAATATAATGTATCACATTCGGGCGATTGGGTGCTGATTGCTATATCAAATACCGAAGTTGGTGTAGATACAGAAGAAATAGATTCATCGTTTAGCTATAAAGAGATACTTGCAGACAATTTTGGCAAAGACGAGATCAATTACATCGCGCATCAGGATACCATTAACAGCTTTTATTTGCTCTGGACACGTAAGGAGGCCATTACCAAAGCAACAGCACAGGGGTTGGATGATTGCCTGAAATATATACCCAGCTTAACAGGCAATCATGAAGTAGATATTAACATACTTTCATCAGATACAAACTGGCTTATAAACAGCTTTAAACCCGACGAAAATAATATGGCAAGTTTAGCCACAGAAATAACAGCCGGCGAAATCAGGTATTGGGATGTTAACTTTGAAAGATTTTTACCTGGCTTTAAACAAACCGTACTTTAA
- the rnr gene encoding ribonuclease R translates to MSKKKNNSSIVQVLTQMVLDIFEQNGNTPLNYKQVSAKLNVRDPESREIIFDILKDEAKKSVLKELSPGKFQLLELKTFVEGKVDLTNDGSAFIVTDDEFESDIFIAPRKLRNALNGDRVKVYVYAKSKGKRKEGEIIEILQRAKMEFTGVVKLSERFAFFIPDDRKMMHDIFIPISELNGAKNGIKAVAEITDWPTDAKNPIGRIKHILGAQGENDTEMNAILAEYGFPLSFPAEVEHEAEAISDFISPQEIAKRRDFRNITTFTIDPFDAKDFDDALSFRQLENGNYEVGVHIADVSHYIAPDSALDKEALERATSVYLVDRVIPMLPERLSNGLCSLRPKEDKLCFSAVFELDQNAYIMNEWYGKTIIYSDRRFTYEEVQEVIENKAGDFVNEILTLNALAYKLRERKFKSGAISFEATEIKFKLDDHGKPIGVYVKERKDAHKLIEDFMLLANRKVAEHVSKMGKGKHKYTFVYRTHDSPKPDALANFAQFAARFGYKINTKSDKETARSLNFLMEDVEGKKEQNVLTQLAIRSMAKAIYTTKTSNHYGLAFDHYTHFTSPIRRYPDVMVHRLLFHYLNGGQSANAEHYEKLCSHSSQMEKKAADAERASVKYKQAEYLKDQVGNIFTGIISGVTEWGMYVEIIENKCEGMIRLRDISDDFYTLDEKNYAIIGQRKKKIYQLGDEVRIKVKNVDLTKKQIDFSLVQE, encoded by the coding sequence ATGTCTAAAAAGAAAAACAATTCTTCTATAGTTCAGGTGCTCACTCAAATGGTACTTGACATATTTGAACAAAACGGCAATACGCCGTTAAATTACAAACAAGTTTCTGCTAAACTAAATGTGCGCGATCCCGAATCGCGCGAGATCATATTTGATATATTAAAAGACGAAGCCAAAAAATCGGTATTAAAGGAGCTTTCGCCCGGCAAATTCCAGCTGCTTGAGCTCAAAACATTTGTTGAAGGCAAGGTAGACCTGACTAATGACGGATCGGCCTTTATTGTTACCGATGATGAATTTGAGAGCGATATTTTTATTGCACCACGTAAATTACGCAATGCACTAAACGGCGACCGGGTTAAGGTTTACGTATACGCCAAAAGCAAGGGCAAACGCAAGGAAGGCGAGATTATTGAAATTTTGCAGCGTGCCAAAATGGAGTTTACAGGTGTCGTGAAACTATCGGAACGCTTTGCCTTTTTTATCCCGGACGACCGTAAAATGATGCACGATATTTTTATCCCCATCAGCGAATTAAACGGTGCTAAAAACGGGATAAAAGCTGTAGCCGAAATTACCGACTGGCCAACCGATGCGAAGAACCCCATTGGTCGTATAAAACATATACTGGGCGCCCAGGGCGAGAATGACACCGAAATGAATGCCATACTCGCCGAATATGGCTTTCCCCTATCATTCCCGGCCGAAGTGGAGCATGAAGCCGAAGCCATTTCAGATTTTATTAGTCCCCAGGAGATAGCTAAAAGACGCGATTTCAGGAATATCACCACATTCACCATTGACCCTTTTGATGCCAAGGATTTTGATGATGCCTTGTCATTCAGACAGCTGGAGAACGGCAATTATGAAGTAGGTGTACACATCGCCGACGTATCGCATTATATAGCGCCCGACTCTGCCCTGGATAAGGAAGCGCTGGAACGCGCCACCTCAGTTTACCTTGTAGACAGGGTGATCCCCATGCTGCCCGAGCGCCTGTCTAACGGGCTTTGCTCCCTGCGACCTAAAGAAGATAAGCTTTGCTTTTCGGCAGTATTTGAGCTGGATCAAAACGCCTATATCATGAATGAATGGTACGGTAAAACCATTATTTATTCCGACAGGCGTTTTACTTACGAAGAAGTGCAGGAAGTAATTGAAAACAAAGCCGGGGATTTTGTAAATGAAATACTAACGCTCAATGCGCTGGCCTACAAACTGCGCGAACGTAAATTTAAAAGTGGCGCTATAAGCTTTGAAGCCACAGAAATTAAATTTAAGCTTGATGACCATGGTAAGCCTATTGGCGTTTATGTAAAAGAACGTAAGGATGCCCACAAGCTCATTGAAGATTTTATGCTTTTGGCTAACCGCAAAGTTGCCGAACATGTAAGCAAAATGGGTAAAGGCAAGCATAAATACACATTTGTGTATCGTACGCATGATTCGCCCAAACCCGATGCGCTGGCCAACTTTGCACAGTTTGCTGCCCGTTTCGGTTACAAGATCAATACCAAATCTGACAAGGAAACCGCCCGGTCACTTAACTTCCTGATGGAAGATGTGGAAGGCAAAAAGGAGCAAAACGTGCTTACCCAACTGGCTATCCGTTCAATGGCCAAAGCCATATATACCACCAAAACCAGCAACCATTACGGTTTGGCATTTGACCATTATACGCATTTCACATCGCCAATACGCCGTTACCCGGATGTGATGGTTCACAGGCTATTGTTTCATTACTTAAACGGCGGCCAGTCGGCCAATGCTGAGCATTATGAAAAACTATGTTCGCACAGCTCGCAAATGGAGAAAAAAGCTGCCGATGCGGAGCGCGCCTCGGTAAAATACAAACAGGCTGAGTATTTGAAAGATCAGGTAGGCAATATATTTACCGGTATTATATCAGGCGTTACCGAATGGGGCATGTATGTGGAGATCATTGAAAATAAATGCGAAGGCATGATCCGTTTGCGCGATATATCTGATGATTTTTATACTTTGGACGAGAAAAATTATGCCATCATTGGCCAGCGTAAAAAGAAAATATACCAGCTGGGCGATGAGGTGAGGATCAAAGTAAAGAACGTTGACCTTACAAAAAAACAAATTGATTTTTCATTAGTACAGGAATGA
- a CDS encoding 3'-5' exonuclease, with product MLEQYDLHNLLVIDIETVPQYSSHEQLPENLQVLWDLKTQNQRKDEDAGSFYQRAGIWAEFGKIICISAGIFTGGKDIGLRVKSFAGHDEKELLAKFSALLFSQPTNLVLCAHNGKEFDFPYICRRLLVNGLPFPPQLQFAGKKPWEVTHLDTMELWKFGDYKNYTSLNLLTAIFNIPSPKDDIDGSMVGHVYWQENRLDRICTYCQKDVIATAQLLRRYRGEELIKDEFITIIG from the coding sequence ATGCTTGAACAGTATGATCTGCATAATTTATTGGTAATTGATATTGAAACCGTGCCACAATACAGCAGTCACGAGCAATTACCCGAAAACTTGCAGGTACTTTGGGACCTTAAAACACAAAACCAGCGTAAAGATGAGGACGCAGGCAGCTTTTACCAGCGCGCAGGCATCTGGGCCGAGTTTGGCAAAATAATATGTATATCGGCGGGAATTTTCACGGGGGGCAAGGATATCGGCCTACGGGTAAAATCATTTGCCGGTCACGACGAAAAGGAGTTACTTGCCAAATTCTCAGCATTGCTCTTCAGTCAGCCGACCAACCTGGTGCTGTGCGCTCACAATGGGAAGGAATTTGATTTCCCGTATATCTGCCGCAGGCTGCTTGTAAACGGACTACCGTTTCCGCCCCAACTGCAATTCGCTGGGAAAAAACCTTGGGAAGTAACCCACCTGGATACCATGGAACTATGGAAATTTGGCGATTATAAAAACTATACTTCCTTAAACCTGCTTACTGCTATTTTTAACATCCCCAGCCCCAAAGATGATATTGACGGCAGCATGGTTGGTCATGTTTATTGGCAGGAGAACCGGTTAGACCGTATATGCACCTATTGCCAAAAAGATGTGATAGCTACTGCCCAATTGCTCAGACGTTACCGCGGCGAAGAGTTGATAAAAGATGAATTTATCACTATAATAGGGTAA